A genomic region of Eucalyptus grandis isolate ANBG69807.140 chromosome 5, ASM1654582v1, whole genome shotgun sequence contains the following coding sequences:
- the LOC104445019 gene encoding T-complex protein 1 subunit gamma translates to MLHSPMLVLKDSLKRESGSKVQHANIQASKAVADIIRTTLGPRSMLKMLLDASGGIVVTNDGNAILRELDIAHPAAKSMIELSRTQDEEVGDGTTSVIVLAGEMLHVAEAFIDKNYHPTVICRAYNKALEDAIAVLDKIAISVDVNDRASMLGLVKSSIGTKFTSQFGDLIADLAIEATTIVGVDLGQGLREVDIKKYIKVEKVPGGQLEDSMVLKGVMFQKDVVAPGKMRRKIVNPRVILLDCPLEYKKGENQTNAELVKEEDWSILLRMEEEYVENICMQILKFKPDLVITEKGLSDLACHYFSKAGVSAIRRLRKTDNNRIAKACGATIVNRPDELQESDVGTGAGLFEVKKIGDEFFAFIVDCKDPKACTVLLRGASKDLLNEVERNLQDAMSVARNIIKNPKLLPGGGATELTVSAMLKQKSSSIEGIEKWPYEAAAIAFEAIPRTLAQNCGVNVIRIMTALQGKHANGENAWIGIDGNTGAITDVKERKIWDSYNVKAQTFKTAIEASCMLLRIDDIVSGIKKKQAPGAGAAPKPQVETEADADGEQILPD, encoded by the exons ATGTTGCACTCTCCGATGCTCGTTCTCA AGGATTCCTTGAAACGTGAATCTGGAAGCAAGGTACAACATGCTAATATCCAAGCATCCAAG GCTGTTGCTGATATTATCCGCACCACCTTGGGCCCAAGGTCCATGTTGAAGATGCTACTTGATGCTAGTGGAG GAATTGTTGTGACAAATGATGGAAATGCTATTCTTCGTGAACTTGATATTGCACACCCTGCTGCAAAG TCGATGATTGAGCTTAGCCGCACCCAAGATGAAGAAGTTGGAGATGGAACAACTTCTGTCATTGTCCTTG CTGGTGAAATGCTCCATGTTGCAGAAGCGTTCATTGACAAGAACTATCATCCTACTGTCATTTGTCGCG CCTATAACAAAGCTTTGGAGGATGCTATTGCTGTATTGGATAAAATTGCAATATCAGTTGACGTTAATGATC GTGCTAGCATGCTTGGCCTTGTTAAAAGTAGCATTGGTACAAAGTTCACCAGTCAGTTTGGGGATCTGATTGCT GATTTAGCTATTGAGGCTACCACAATTGTTGGTGTGGATCTTGGTCAAGGGCTGAGAGAAGTGGATATAAAAAAGTACATAAAGGTTGAAAAAGTCCCTGGTGGACAGTTGGAAGATTCGATGGTTCTTAAAGGAGTTATGTTCCAAAAGGATGTTGTCGCTCCTGGAAAAATGAGAAGGAAGATTGTCAACCCACGCGTCATTCTTCTTGATTGCCCCCTTGAGTACAAGAAAGGCGAGAATCAAACAAATGCCGAGTtggtcaaagaagaagattggAGCATTCTTTTAAGAATGGAGGAAGAGTACGTTGAGAATATATGCATGCAAATACTGAAATTCAAACCAGACTTGGTGATAACGGAGAAGGGACTGAGTGACTTGGCATGCCATTATTTTAGCAAGGCTGGTGTTAGTGCCATTAGGAGGTTGAGGAAGACGGATAATAACAGAATTGCAAAGGCTTGTGGGGCCACGATTGTTAATAGACCAGATGAACTGCAGGAGTCAGATGTTGGTACTGGGGCTGGTTTGTTTGAGGTTAAGAAGATTGGGGATGAGTTCTTTGCATTTATTGTTGATTGCAAAGATCCGAAAGCTTGTACAGTACTCTTAAGGGGTGCAAGTAAGGATCTTCTGAATGAAGTTGAAAGAAATTTGCAG GATGCCATGTCTGTAGCAAGAAACATCATCAAGAATCCAAAACTTCTTCCTGGTGGTGGAGCTACAGAGTTGACTGTTTCTGCCATGTTGAAGCAGAAGAGTTCCTCGATTGAAGGCATAGAAAAG TGGCCTTATGAAGCTGCGGCTATTGCTTTCGAGGCTATTCCTCGGACTTTAGCCCAGAATTGTGGAGTAAATGTGATAAGAATCATGACTGCCTTGCAGGGAAAG CATGCAAATGGAGAAAATGCATGGATTGGCATTGACGGAAACACTGGTGCTATTACTGACGTGAAAGAACGGAAG ATCTGGGATTCCTACAACGTTAAGGCGCAGACATTCAAGACAGCCATCGAAGCTTCTTGCATGCTTCTTAGGATTGATGACATCGTGAGCGGTATCAAGAAGAAGCAGGCGCCCGGAGCTGGTGCTGCGCCGAAGCCCCAGGTGGAGACCGAAGCCGATGCCGACGGCGAGCAAATACTCCCTGACTAG